In Pseudoxanthomonas sp. SE1, the genomic stretch CATCCAGTTGGATGCCGGCGGCGAGGCGGAAGTGATGGGGCGCGACGGCGAGTTCTACCAGTTGCGCTTCCACGTCCCGGATTCGCTGGAGAGCTGGCTGCTGTCGGCCGGGCGCCTGCCGCTGCCGCCCTACATCCAGCGCGATCCCGGCAGGGACGACGATGAGCGCTATCAGACGGTCTTCGCGCGCGAATTGGGCGCGGTCGCCGCGCCCACCGCCGGTCTGCATTTCGATGATGCGCTGCTGTCGGCGCTGCGCGAACGCGGCGTGGAATTCGGCCACGTGACGCTGCACGTGGGCGCCGGCACTTTCCAGCCGATGCGCGTGGACAACATCCACGAGCACCACATGCACAGTGAGTGGCTCAACGTCGGCGCGGCGCTGGTCGAGCAGGTCCGCGCGACGCGCGCGCGCGGCGGACGCGTCATCGCAGTGGGCACCACCGTCGTGCGCGCGCTGGAGTCGGCCACACACCGTACAGAAGCAGGCGGCGCCGAACTGCAGCCGTTCGCGGGCGAGACGCAGATCTTCATCTTCCCCGGCTACCGCATCCGCAGCGTCGATGCGATGGTCACCAATTTCCACCTGCCGGAAAGCACGCTGCTGATGCTGGTCAGCGCATTCGCCGGCAAGGACCGGATCATGGCGGCCTACGCCCACGCGGTCCGCGAGCAATACCGGTTCTTTTCGTATGGGGACGCGATGCTGTTGTTCCCGGAGTGCAACAAATGAGCTATGTCGGCGTCGCCACGACATCATCAACACCGTCATTCCGGCGCAAGCCGGGCTTTCAACCGCCGAATGGCGGGTCATCCATGTTGCCGTTGCTGGTAGAAGCAAACATCAAGATGGATTCCGGCTTGCGCTGGAATGACGGCGCGGGGAGCGGCGGATGCAGGTATGACGGGCGGGAGCATGACGACGCGGGGTTGGCCGCATGAGCCGCATGTCCTTCGACCTGCTGACCACCGATGGCGCCGCGCGCCGTGGCCGGCTGACGTTTCCGCGCGGCACCATCGAGACGCCGGCCTTCATGCCGGTGGGCACCTACGGCTCGGTGAAGGGCATCCTGCCCGAGCATGTCGAAGACCTGGGCGCCGAGATCATCCTCGGCAACACCTTCCACCTGTACCTGCGGCCGGGCCTGGACGTGATCGGCGCGCATGGCGGCCTGCACGGGTTCGCGCGCTGGAACAAGCCGATCCTCACCGACTCCGGCGGTTTCCAGGTGTTCTCGCTGGCGCACCGGCGCAAGATCACCGAACAGGGCGTGACCTTCGCCTCGCCGGTCGATGGCAGCAAGGTGTTCCTGGGTCCCGAGGAGAGCATGCACATCCAGCGTGTGCTGGGTTCGGACATCGTGATGATCTTCGACGAGTGCCCGCCGGTGACCGTCGACGGCAAGCCGGTGGATCCGCGGGTGATCGAGCGCTCGATGGAACTGTCGCTGCGCTGGGCGGAACGCTCGAAGCGCGCCCACGAGGGCAACGACGCGGCGCTGTTCGGCATCGTGCAGGGCGGCGTACACCATGACCTGCGCTCGCGTTCGGCCGATGGCCTGAAAGCGATCGGCTTCGATGGTTACGCGATCGGCGGCCTTGCGGTCGGCGAGACCGAGCAGGAGCGCAACACCACGCTCGAACATACCTGTCCACAGTTGCCGGCGGACCAGCCCCGTTACCTGATGGGCGTCGGCCGGCCCGAAGACCTGGTGGAGGCGGTGGCGCGCGGCGTGGACATGTTCGACTGCGTCATGCCGACCCGCAACGCGCGCAACGGCCACTACTTCACCTCGTTCGGCACAGTCCGCATCCGCAACGCCAAGTACGAACACGATCTGCAGCCCATCGAGCCCGGCTGCGGCTGCTATGCCTGCCGCAACGGCTTCACCCGCAGTTACCTGCGCCACCTGGACCGCTGCAACGAGATGCTGGCCCCGATGCTCGGCACCCTGCACAACCTCTGGTACTACCAGCAGGTGATGGCGCAAATGCGGGCGGCCATCGCGGAAGGGCGATTCTCGGATTTCCGGGCTGCCTTCTATGCGGCCCGGGGGATCGATCCGGCGCCCTAGTCGCGTACCGGGGTCGCGCCCGCATGCGTCATTCGGGAGGCTTTGTAGGAGCGGGCCATGCCCGCGATGCTCTCCTTGGGCGGTCCGGAAGAGCATCGCGCCCATGGGGCGCTCCTACAGGAGGCAAACGAGCATCGCTGACGGGCCGATGGCGCCCCGGCGCAGGGCGGTTTCCATCATCGGCCGGGAACCATCCGGCGCCGATGCGGTCTTTTCCGGTCCGGGCCGATGGGGAAGTCCGGGCGGGGCTTCCCGACGCGTGGCATAATCCCCGGCTGCTTTTCATACCCAATGGACAAGTCCATGAATCTGCTTGATTTCTTCATCGCCCCCGCGTTCGCGCAGGCCGCGCCGGCCCCGCAGGGCATGGGTGGCTTCGGCCTGCTGATGCCGATCGCCCTGATCGCCGTCATGTACTTCCTGATGATCCGCCCGCAGATGAAGCGCGCGAAGGAACATCGCTCGATGCTGGACAAGCTGTCCAAGGGCGACGAGGTCATCACCTCCGGCGGCATCGCCGGTACCGTCACCGATATCGGCGACAACTTCGTCACCCTGGAAGTGGCCGACAACGTGCGCGTGCGCGTGCAGAAGGCCGCCGTGGGCAACGTGCTGCCCAAGGGCACGCTGAAGTCCGCCTGATCCGCTTCTTCCGTTCCGCCGCGCCTGCGGCGGGATGGATTCCCGTTGTTCCGAACCACTGTTGAGCGCGTGCCCGGGAAGGGCTTGCGCGGGTCGCCACGATGCTTGAATTCCCACGCTGGAAATATGTCCTGATCCTGATCGTCGTGTTGGCGAGCGCGCTGTATGCGCTGCCCAACCTGTATCCGCAGGATCCGTCCGTGCAGATCACCGCCAACCGCGGCTTCGCCATCGACGCCGCCCTGCGCAGCCGCGTGGATGCCGCGTTGAAGGATGCGGGCGTGCAGGCCAGGGAGGTCGATACCGAGGCCGCCAGCATGCTCGTGCGCCTGCCCAGCCTGGAAGCGCAGACCACGGCCAACGATGCCTTGCGCGAGGCGCTCGGCCAGGACTACCTGGTCGCGCTGAGTCTCGCATCCACCGTGCCGGACTGGCTGGGCAACATCGGCGCGCGTCCGATGGTGCAGGGCCTGGATCTGCAGGGCGGCGTGCACTTCGTGCTGCAGGTCGACCAGAAGGCGGCGCTGGACAAGCGTGTCGACGGCTATCTGGAAGACACCCGGGTCACCCTGCGCGACAAGCGCGTCCGCTATACCTCGGTCGAACGCCGACCCAACAACAGCATCGTGGTGACGCTGGCGGATGGCGAGGACGTTGCCGCCGCGCAGCAGGCACTGGCGCAGACCCTCAGTTCGCGTGGCAACACGGCCGGCACGCTGGCCACGGGTTCGGGCCTGACCTACCAGGCCGCGGGCCAGCAGATCACCATCGGCCTGCCGCAGGCGGAACTGGAGCAGATCGCCAGCGAGGCGATCGAACAGAACCTCACCACATTGCGCAACCGCATCAACGAGATCGGCGTGGCCGAGCCGATCATCCAGCGCCAGGGCAACGACCGCGTGGTCGTCCAGCTGCCCGGCGTGCAGGATACGGCCGAGGCCAAGCGCCTGATCGGCGCGACCGCGACGCTGGAATTCCGCGCCGTGGTGGAAGGCAATGCCGCCGACGCCGTGGCCAGCGGCCGCATCCCGCCGGAGGCCAAGGTCTACCAGCTGCGCGACAACGCCGGTCCGGTGCTGTTGAACAAGCGCGTGCTGGCGTCCGGCGACGAAATGGTCAATGCCCGCGTCGGCGTGGACAACAACGGCCTGCCGGCCGTGGACGTCACCCTCAACAATATCGCCGGCCAGCGCATGTTCGACTACACCAGCGCCAACGTGGGCAAGCTGATGTCCGTGGTGTACATCGAACGCGTGCCGACCGTGACCATGGTCGACGGCAAGGAAGTACGCAGCGTGCGCGTGCGCGAGGAAGCGCTGGCGCCGACGCGCATCGCCGGCGTGTTCGGCAAGAACTTCCAGACCACCGGCCTGGAGAAGACCGAGGCCGACAACCTGGCCAAGCTGCTGCGCGCCGGCTCGCTGGCCGCGCCGATGGACTTCATCGAAGAACGCGTGGTCGGCCCCAGCCTGGGCGCCGAGAACGTCGCGCGCGGCACCAAGGCGGTGGTGTTCTCCTTCGTCTTCGCGCTGGCGTTCTTCCTGGTCTACTACCGCATGTTCGGCCTGATCACCTGCATCGCGCTGCTGCTCAACCTGGTGATGGTGGTGGCGGTGATGTCGCTGTTCGGCGCCACCATGACGCTGCCCGGCTTCGCCGGCCTGGCCCTGACCATCGGCATGTCGGTGGACGCCAACGTGCTGATCAACGAACGCATACGCGAGGAACTGCGGGCGGGGGTGCCTCCCCAGGCCGCCATCGCGACCGGTTACGACAAGGCGTCGGGCACCATCTTCGACTCGAACATGACCGCGCTGCTGGCCGGCGTGGCGCTGTACGCCTTCGGCACCGGACCCTTGAAGGGCTTCGCGGTGACGATGGTCATCGGCATCCTGACGTCGGTGTTCACCGCGGTCACCGTGTCGCGCGGCATCGCCACCCTGATCTACGGCGGCCGCCGCAAGATCAAGTCCATCGCCATCTGACGGGAGACAGAAGATGAGCCTTTTCCCGTTGCGGCTGATCCCGCACACCACCAACTTCAACTTCATGCGCGTGCGCTGGGTGTCCATCGGCATCGCGGCGCTGCTCGCCATCGCCGCGATCGGCGCCATCGCGTTCAAGAGCTTCAATTTCGCACTGGATTTCACCGGCGGCACGGTGGTCGAACTGCGCTTCCAGACGCCACCGAACGTGGACAGCGTGCGTGAGCGCCTGGAGGCCGGCGGCTATGGCAGCGCCCAGGTGCAGACCTTCGGTACCGGCAGCGACCTGCTGGTGCGCCTGCAGCCCCGCGAGGACGCCGGCACGGCGGTCGGCGCCGAGGCCAGCGACCGCACCGCGCAGGACGTGCTGCGCCTGGCTTCCAGCGAAGGCAACACGGCGACCGTGATGCGCAGCGAGTTCGTCGGCCCGCAGGTCGGCAAGGAACTCGCGCTCAATGGCCTGTATACGCTGCTGTTCGTGGTGGTGGGTTTCCTGATCTACATCGCCGTGCGCTTCGAATGGAAGTTCGCGGTCTCGGCGATCATCACGACCCTGGCGGACGTGCTGATCGTGGCCGGCTTCTTCGCCTTCAGCGGCATCGAGTTCGACCTGACCATCCTGGCCGGCCTGCTGTCGGTGATGGGTTTCTCCATCAACGACAAGATCGTGGTGTTCGACCGCGTGCGCGAGAACTTCCGCAATCTGCGCGCCGAGCCGATGGAAATCCTGAACCGCTCGATCAACCAGACGCTGTCGCGCACGATCATCACGTCGTTCGTGGCGTTCCTGACCGTGTTCGCGCTGTACCTGTATGGCGGCGGTTCGCTGGAAGGCATGGCGCTGTCGCAGATGATCGGCATCGTGCTGGGTACGATCTCGTCGATCTTCGTGGCGTGCCCGCTGCTGACCATCGGCTTCCTGACGGTCACCAAGCAGGACCTGATGCCGAAGGCGAAGGACGAGGCGCTGCTGGCGCGTCGTCCGTAAGCGGGACGTTCAACGGAAAGAAAAAGGCCGCGCATTGCGCGGCCTTTTTCGTGGTCACCCAAACGTCTGGTGGATGCCCGTAGGAGCGCCCCTTGGGCGCGATGCTTCACCCGGGCATTTGCAACAGCATCGCGCCCAAGGGGCGCTCCTACAAGGGTTACTGTCAGCCGTTGAACGCCGCCGCGTAACCCGAGCCGACGATGGTCTTCTGCAGCGCCTCGGCGATCTTGAGGTTGCCGGCCACGATCTGGCGGGGCAGGGCGGTGCGGCCGTCGATCTTGCCCAGCGCGGCGCCGCGGAAATCGCAGACCTTGCCGCCGGCCTCGCGTACCAGCAACACGCCGGCGGCGATGTCCCAGTCCTTCACGCCGGCCTCGAAATAGGCATCGACGCGGCCACAGGCCACGTAGGCCAGGTCGAGTGCGGCCGATCCGGTGCGACGGATGTCCTCGGCGTGCACCAGCAGCTCGCGCACGCATTCCAGCTGTGCTCCGGCGCGGGCGCGCTCGCGCGGTGGGAAGCCGGTGGTGATGACGGTGCCGGCCAGTTCCTTGCGGTCGGCCACGCGGATGCGGCGTTCGTTGAGCTGGGCGCCGGCGCCGCGGCTGGCGGTGAACAGGTCGTTGCGCAGCGGATCGAAGATCACCGCATCGGTCGGCTCGCCGTTGTCCACCAGGGCGATGGACACGCAGTAGTGCGGGA encodes the following:
- the secF gene encoding protein translocase subunit SecF, producing MSLFPLRLIPHTTNFNFMRVRWVSIGIAALLAIAAIGAIAFKSFNFALDFTGGTVVELRFQTPPNVDSVRERLEAGGYGSAQVQTFGTGSDLLVRLQPREDAGTAVGAEASDRTAQDVLRLASSEGNTATVMRSEFVGPQVGKELALNGLYTLLFVVVGFLIYIAVRFEWKFAVSAIITTLADVLIVAGFFAFSGIEFDLTILAGLLSVMGFSINDKIVVFDRVRENFRNLRAEPMEILNRSINQTLSRTIITSFVAFLTVFALYLYGGGSLEGMALSQMIGIVLGTISSIFVACPLLTIGFLTVTKQDLMPKAKDEALLARRP
- the yajC gene encoding preprotein translocase subunit YajC, which produces MNLLDFFIAPAFAQAAPAPQGMGGFGLLMPIALIAVMYFLMIRPQMKRAKEHRSMLDKLSKGDEVITSGGIAGTVTDIGDNFVTLEVADNVRVRVQKAAVGNVLPKGTLKSA
- a CDS encoding inositol monophosphatase family protein, whose protein sequence is MQKPVVTVMTKAARLAGNVLLRSINKLDALNVVQKERMDYASEVDADAEKVIIKELRRAYPDYGFVGEESGAQINGRYTFVIDPLDGTSNYLRGFPHYCVSIALVDNGEPTDAVIFDPLRNDLFTASRGAGAQLNERRIRVADRKELAGTVITTGFPPRERARAGAQLECVRELLVHAEDIRRTGSAALDLAYVACGRVDAYFEAGVKDWDIAAGVLLVREAGGKVCDFRGAALGKIDGRTALPRQIVAGNLKIAEALQKTIVGSGYAAAFNG
- the tgt gene encoding tRNA guanosine(34) transglycosylase Tgt yields the protein MSRMSFDLLTTDGAARRGRLTFPRGTIETPAFMPVGTYGSVKGILPEHVEDLGAEIILGNTFHLYLRPGLDVIGAHGGLHGFARWNKPILTDSGGFQVFSLAHRRKITEQGVTFASPVDGSKVFLGPEESMHIQRVLGSDIVMIFDECPPVTVDGKPVDPRVIERSMELSLRWAERSKRAHEGNDAALFGIVQGGVHHDLRSRSADGLKAIGFDGYAIGGLAVGETEQERNTTLEHTCPQLPADQPRYLMGVGRPEDLVEAVARGVDMFDCVMPTRNARNGHYFTSFGTVRIRNAKYEHDLQPIEPGCGCYACRNGFTRSYLRHLDRCNEMLAPMLGTLHNLWYYQQVMAQMRAAIAEGRFSDFRAAFYAARGIDPAP
- the queA gene encoding tRNA preQ1(34) S-adenosylmethionine ribosyltransferase-isomerase QueA, with amino-acid sequence MKKSDFHFDLPEALIAQAPLPERSASRLLVVPPGDVPFADRHVRDLPEWVQPGDLLVFNDTRVIPARLFGQKESGGRVEILIERLLPENAARAQIGASKSPRPGSRIQLDAGGEAEVMGRDGEFYQLRFHVPDSLESWLLSAGRLPLPPYIQRDPGRDDDERYQTVFARELGAVAAPTAGLHFDDALLSALRERGVEFGHVTLHVGAGTFQPMRVDNIHEHHMHSEWLNVGAALVEQVRATRARGGRVIAVGTTVVRALESATHRTEAGGAELQPFAGETQIFIFPGYRIRSVDAMVTNFHLPESTLLMLVSAFAGKDRIMAAYAHAVREQYRFFSYGDAMLLFPECNK
- the secD gene encoding protein translocase subunit SecD, which gives rise to MLEFPRWKYVLILIVVLASALYALPNLYPQDPSVQITANRGFAIDAALRSRVDAALKDAGVQAREVDTEAASMLVRLPSLEAQTTANDALREALGQDYLVALSLASTVPDWLGNIGARPMVQGLDLQGGVHFVLQVDQKAALDKRVDGYLEDTRVTLRDKRVRYTSVERRPNNSIVVTLADGEDVAAAQQALAQTLSSRGNTAGTLATGSGLTYQAAGQQITIGLPQAELEQIASEAIEQNLTTLRNRINEIGVAEPIIQRQGNDRVVVQLPGVQDTAEAKRLIGATATLEFRAVVEGNAADAVASGRIPPEAKVYQLRDNAGPVLLNKRVLASGDEMVNARVGVDNNGLPAVDVTLNNIAGQRMFDYTSANVGKLMSVVYIERVPTVTMVDGKEVRSVRVREEALAPTRIAGVFGKNFQTTGLEKTEADNLAKLLRAGSLAAPMDFIEERVVGPSLGAENVARGTKAVVFSFVFALAFFLVYYRMFGLITCIALLLNLVMVVAVMSLFGATMTLPGFAGLALTIGMSVDANVLINERIREELRAGVPPQAAIATGYDKASGTIFDSNMTALLAGVALYAFGTGPLKGFAVTMVIGILTSVFTAVTVSRGIATLIYGGRRKIKSIAI